Within the Deltaproteobacteria bacterium genome, the region TTCGCGCGGACCTTCGCGTGGAGCGCGCTCGCGCGCCTGTGGATCGCCGGCTTCTCCACCTACCTGCTGGCGCGCTTCCACGGCGTGAGTCGCACGGGCGCGCTCGTGGCCGGCCTCTCCTTCATGCTGTGCGGCTACATGATCGTCTGGCTCGGCCACCCGCACACCAACGTGGCGGTCTGGCTGCCCGCGCTCGTGCTGGCGGGCGAACGCCTGCGCGCGGCCGAGAGCGGTGCCCGGCGGATGCGCGCGGTCGCGCTGCTCGCAGCGCTCGTCGGCATCCAGTTCACGGGCGGCCACATCGAGACGTCGGTCGACGTGCTCTTCTGCCTCGGCGCCTACTACGGGCTCCGCTGGTGGCAGGGCGCCGGCCGCCGCCAGCTCGCACTTCTCCTCCTGCCCGCGCTCGCGGTAGCGCTCGGCACGGCGCTGGCGGCCGTGCAGCTCCTGCCCTTCCTCGAATGGCTGCCGCTGAGCGCGGAGTACCAGCGCCGGCTCCCGGCCGGGATCGCCCTCTTCGACCCGCGCTCCTGGCACGAGGTGCTCGCCCTCCCGCTCGTGCTCTTCCCGAACCTGTACGGCAACCCGACCTGGCCGGGGCCGTACCGCTCCTATCTCCCATGGGGGAACTACAACGAGAACGTCCTCCACGTCGGGACCGTGGCGCTCCTCTGCGCGCTGGTCGCGCTGTGCTTGCGTCGCGAGCCGGCGTCGCCGGTCCGGGCGCTCGCGCTGCTCGCGCTCATCGCTGCCGGCATGGCCTTCCACCTCCCGGTGCTCGACTGGCTGAACGCCCTTCCGGGCCTCGCACACGCGAACCCGGCGCGGCTCCGGCTGGTGATGTCGTTCGGGCTCGCCGTGCTGGCAGGATTCGGGTTCGACGCCGTGCTGGACGGGGGCCCGGGCCGCCGCTGCTTCGTCCGCCTGGCGGTGGCGGTCGTGGCGGCGGGCGCGCTGCTCGCCGCGGCGGGCAACCTCCTGTTGCCGCACATGCTCCCGCGCCTCACGGCTTGGGGTCGGCACGTCGTGGACGCGAAGTACGCGGCCCTGCCCGCGCCGGCCCACGCGCTCGAGTACTACCATGAAGAGCTCGACGCGGTGGTGGCCGGCATGGTGGCAGCGTTCCGCCTCGGGAACCTCGCGATGTACGCGCCCGCCGTCGTCGCGCTCGGCGGCTGGCTGCTGGCGAGGGGCTCCGCGCGCGGGCCGATTCTCGTCGTCCTGTTGGCGGCAGAGCTGGTTGGCCTCGGGCGCGGGTACACGCCTGCGGTGCCGCTTCGCGACTTCTACCCGACGACCCCGGCCGCGTCGCGGCTCGCCGGCGACCGGACGCTCCACCGCGTGACGGCGCTCGGTGAGGACCTGGTCCCCGACGCACACATGATG harbors:
- a CDS encoding YfhO family protein, with the translated sequence MTTARRERLLAGLLLIVPLLALLWTSLVGDAVLSGADVLFATPFFAERAPPGFTRPANPLAFDVAYQFVPWRHFAWESVRRGELPLWNPYSLAGTPFIASMQSAVFYPINLLLTAAPFARTFAWSALARLWIAGFSTYLLARFHGVSRTGALVAGLSFMLCGYMIVWLGHPHTNVAVWLPALVLAGERLRAAESGARRMRAVALLAALVGIQFTGGHIETSVDVLFCLGAYYGLRWWQGAGRRQLALLLLPALAVALGTALAAVQLLPFLEWLPLSAEYQRRLPAGIALFDPRSWHEVLALPLVLFPNLYGNPTWPGPYRSYLPWGNYNENVLHVGTVALLCALVALCLRREPASPVRALALLALIAAGMAFHLPVLDWLNALPGLAHANPARLRLVMSFGLAVLAGFGFDAVLDGGPGRRCFVRLAVAVVAAGALLAAAGNLLLPHMLPRLTAWGRHVVDAKYAALPAPAHALEYYHEELDAVVAGMVAAFRLGNLAMYAPAVVALGGWLLARGSARGPILVVLLAAELVGLGRGYTPAVPLRDFYPTTPAASRLAGDRTLHRVTALGEDLVPDAHMMYGLADVRGLDFPTRWYAAYLDAAGRLPWITYGSLLGSVESPLLRVLNVKYVVAAGEPPPRGVRSVEQYDSVHLAELARVQPRSFVVHDAVVAESDARALEILRSAPDAIYTRVVISGPADVRPVAGGGDDQVSTVAYAPTEASWSVATEAGGYLVNTDAWYPGWRAYVDGQPATLHRANLAFRAVAVPAGRHTVAFRYEPRSVRVGLALTALAGCVIVGMLVGAEVAVR